The following proteins are co-located in the Telopea speciosissima isolate NSW1024214 ecotype Mountain lineage chromosome 9, Tspe_v1, whole genome shotgun sequence genome:
- the LOC122639851 gene encoding derlin-2.2, translating to MAQAVEEWYKQMPIITRSYLTAAIVTTVGCSLDIISPYNLYLNPKLVVNHYEFWRLITNFFYFRKMDLDFLFHMFFLARYCKLLEENSFRGRTADFFYMLLFGATVLTTIVLVGGMIPYVSASFARIFFLSNSLTFMMVYVWSKQNPFIHMSFLGLFTFTAAYLPWVLLGFSVLVGTSAWVDLLGMIAGHAYYFLEDVYPRMTGRRPLRTPAFIKSLFADDTVVVTRPANVRFAAPPAQDIHQD from the exons ATGGCTCAAGCGGTTGAAGAATGGTACAAGCAGATGCCCATCATAACTCGTTCTTATCTTACAGCCGCTATAGTTACAACCGTCGGATGTTCACTAGAT ATAATTTCTCCATATAATTTGTACTTGAACCCAAAACTCGTCGTTAACCACTATGAGTTCTGGCGTCTCATTACGAATTTCTTTTACTTTCGGAAAATGG ATTTGGACTTCTTGTTCCATATGTTCTTCCTTGCTCGATACTGCAAGCTTCTCGAAGAGAATTCCTTCAGGGGAAGAACTGCAGATTTCTTTTACATGCTCTTATTTGGTGCAACTGTTTTAACCACAATAGTTCTTGTTGGTGGGATGATACCTTATGTGTCAGCATCTTTTGCAAGAATCTTCTTCCTCAGCAATTCATTGACATTCATGATG GTTTATGTATGGAGCAAGCAGAACCCCTTCATCCATATGAGTTTCTTGGGTCTCTTTACTTTCACAGCAGCTTACCTACCATGG GTTCTTCTGGGTTTTTCTGTCCTTGTTGGTACCAGTGCTTGGGTGGATTTGCTG GGAATGATAGCTGGTCATGCCTATTATTTCCTTGAAGATGTCTACCCACGGATGACAGGTCGTCGACCTCTAAGGACTCCCGCATTTATCAAATCACTGTTTGCTGATGATACTGTTGTGGTGACCCGGCCTGCAAACGTTAGGTTTGCCGCTCCTCCAGCACAAGATATTCACCAAGATTAG
- the LOC122639853 gene encoding uncharacterized protein LOC122639853 has translation MGTQAPAKRPFCPSCSKPARLCLCARIKNPSLDNTIAVTILLHSQERKHPLNSTRIATLGLKNLTVVTVSDVHIEAKFLIRLLVPCPRVVRTPDFKQALVTKSEKSINGVHHHPGNLLQDPTLLTSDLTVLEECASAIKSNGKLPEKQTGIEMVSTLPVVKETASDTQAAASEGPVITATIAKCGYTCSLTQLKSPQTHPEKPDFDKLLATQVGQDAIANGFVVKKLQTKQLDGSNELEEYEEFEIMVPPGSALLFPTKKSIGVEAVDFKVKHLIVLDATWGKAKRMYHENPWLKLLPHLKLDPSSMSLYSEVRHQPKAGCLSTIESIVSALKAFGDDSEGLDELLDVFESMVRDQRRCKDERLSKTSPDSKS, from the exons ATGGGAACTCAAGCACCCGCTAAGAGGCCTTTCTGCCCTTCGTGCTCGAAGCCTGCTCGTCTTTGTCTCTGTGCACGCATCAAGAACCCCTCGCTCGATAACACAATCGCGGTGACGATACTTCTACACAGTCAAGAAAGGAAACATCCTCTGAATTCTACAAGAATTGCTACGTTAGGGCTCAAGAATCTCACTGTAGTAACGGTTTCTGATGTTCATATCGAAGCGAAGTTTCTCATTCGTTTGCTCGTGCCGTGCCCAAGAGTAGTAAGGACACCAG ATTTTAAGCAAGCTCTGGTCACCAAATCGGAGAAAAGCATTAATGgtgtgcatcaccaccctggAAACCTATTGCAAGATCCGACTCTGTTAACAAGCGATCTCACAGTTTTAGAAGAATGTGCATCAGCCATCAAAAGCAACGGAAAACTCCCGGAAAAGCAGACTGGCATTGAAATGGTTTCAACTCTACCAGTAGTAAAGGAAACAGCATCAGATACCCAAGCTGCTGCAAGCGAAGGGCCTGTCATCACTGCAACCATTGCCAAATGTGGCTACACCTGCTCTCTTACTCAGCTCAAATCTCCTCAAACCCACCCTGAAAAACCAGATTTCGATAAGCTTTTAGCCACTCAGGTCGGCCAAGATGCAATCGCCAATGGGTTCGTCGTGAAAAAGTTGCAGACAAAGCAACTGGATGGGAGCAATGAATTGGAAGAGTATGAAGAGTTTGAAATAATGGTTCCTCCTGGTTCTGCCCTCCTCTTCCCAACCAAGAAATCAATCGGAGTAGAAGCTGTTGATTTTAAGGTGAAGCACTTGATCGTTTTGGATGCAACTTGGGGGAAGGCGAAGAGAATGTACCATGAGAACCCATGGCTGAAGCTATTACCGCATTTGAAATTGGACCCAAGCAGTATGAGCTTGTACAGCGAAGTGAGGCACCAACCAAAGGCCGGGTGTTTGTCCACTATCGAAAGCATTGTTAGCGCGTTAAAGGCGTTTGGAGATGATAGTGAGGGCTTGGATGAACTCTTGGACGTGTTTGAGTCCATGGTTAGGGATCAGAGGCGATGCAAAGATGAAAGATTGAGCAAAACTTCTCCAGACAGCAAATCTTGA
- the LOC122639852 gene encoding protein FATTY ACID EXPORT 5-like, whose amino-acid sequence MHDFCFTIPYGLIMVAGGLVGYFKRGSTASLAGGLGTGFLLLLAGVVSLKAFEKRRNSYFALFLETGCAFTLTFVMGQRYIQTSKIMPAGVVAAISALMTGFYVYKIATGGNHFPSKSE is encoded by the exons ATGCACGATTTTTGCTTTACGATTCCGTATGGATTGATCATGGTTGCTGGAGGGCTTGTTGGATATTTTAAGAGGGGGAGCACAGCTTCGTTGGCTGGAGGACTTGGTACAGGATTTCTACTGCTGCTTGCGGGTGTTGTGAGCCTGAAAGCATTTGAAAAGCGAAGGAATTCTTATTTTGCATTGTTTCTCGAGACGG GTTGTGCATTCACACTTACATTCGTCATGGGGCAGCGGTACATCCAAACCTCAAAGATAATGCCTGCTGGAGTTGTTGCTGCAATCAG TGCTCTTATGACTGGCTTTTATGTGTACAAGATCGCGACTGGTGGGAACCATTTCCCATCCAAATCTGAATGA